One Aliidongia dinghuensis DNA segment encodes these proteins:
- a CDS encoding NAD(P)/FAD-dependent oxidoreductase: MEREHYDVIIIGGALWGGSTAFHLLTREPNLRICVIEKDASYKQSSSSLSVAGIRVLFSQPENVLMSMYGHEFYGDFGRLTQVDDTIEALHFVHQGYLFAANTPEQAREMEENYRFQLGMGCEVLLLDAKGVSERFPSLHTDDILCAAHSPNDGWIDPYGALMGLRRKAKSLGATYIEDEVAAIERRGARVESVTTTGGRTLTADWVVNTCGAWAPSVCAMVGMKVPVVPLPRMQFYFETQAKLEPLPLTRDGVGLGFRPEGVGYTSGITNHAAAGEFCWDVHYEHFDNVIWPKLATRVPAFEALKVKNGWAGHYAQNIFDGNMIIGPWTGELENFLIATGDSGHGLQHAPAVGRGLAELILDGRFSAIDLTAFTYKRVQENKPYAERGFRA; the protein is encoded by the coding sequence ATGGAACGCGAGCATTATGACGTCATCATCATCGGCGGAGCGCTCTGGGGCGGCAGCACGGCGTTCCATCTGCTGACCCGCGAGCCTAACCTGCGGATCTGCGTGATCGAGAAGGACGCGAGCTATAAGCAGTCGTCGTCCAGCCTATCGGTCGCCGGCATCCGGGTGCTGTTCTCACAGCCGGAAAACGTTCTCATGTCCATGTATGGGCATGAGTTCTATGGAGATTTCGGCAGGCTGACACAGGTTGACGACACCATCGAGGCGCTGCATTTCGTTCATCAAGGCTACCTGTTCGCCGCCAACACCCCGGAGCAGGCGCGGGAGATGGAGGAGAACTACCGGTTCCAGCTCGGCATGGGCTGTGAGGTGCTGCTGCTCGACGCCAAGGGTGTGTCGGAGCGCTTTCCGTCGCTCCATACCGACGACATCCTCTGCGCTGCCCACAGCCCGAACGACGGCTGGATCGATCCCTATGGCGCCCTGATGGGCTTGCGGCGCAAGGCCAAGTCCCTGGGCGCCACCTATATCGAGGACGAGGTCGCTGCGATCGAGCGCCGGGGCGCACGCGTCGAGAGCGTCACGACGACGGGCGGCCGAACCCTGACTGCCGACTGGGTCGTCAACACTTGCGGCGCCTGGGCACCGTCGGTCTGCGCCATGGTCGGCATGAAGGTTCCGGTCGTGCCGCTGCCGCGCATGCAGTTCTATTTCGAGACCCAGGCCAAGCTCGAGCCATTGCCCCTGACCCGCGACGGCGTCGGGCTGGGCTTCCGCCCCGAAGGCGTCGGCTACACCAGCGGCATCACCAATCACGCGGCCGCCGGCGAATTCTGCTGGGACGTGCATTACGAGCATTTCGACAACGTGATCTGGCCGAAGCTCGCGACCCGCGTACCGGCGTTCGAAGCGCTCAAGGTGAAGAACGGCTGGGCCGGCCACTATGCCCAGAACATTTTCGACGGCAACATGATCATCGGCCCCTGGACCGGGGAGCTCGAGAACTTCCTGATCGCTACAGGCGATTCCGGCCATGGGCTGCAGCACGCGCCGGCGGTCGGGCGGGGCTTGGCTGAGCTGATCCTCGACGGGCGCTTCTCGGCCATCGATCTCACGG
- a CDS encoding electron transfer flavoprotein subunit beta/FixA family protein codes for MKVLVAVKRVVDFNVKVRVKADQTGVETANVKFSMNPFDEIAVEEAVRLKEGGQATEVVAVSMGPAQAQETIRTALAMGADRGIHVQSDAELQPLAVAKLLKAIVDKESPTLVIVGKQAIDDDSNQTGQMLAALLGWAQGTFASRVDLKDGTVAVTREVDGGLETVDLKLPALVTTDLRLNEPRYASLPNIMKAKKKPIDALTPEALGVDVAPRLTTLKVEEPPKRQGGKKVGSVAELVDKLKNEARVI; via the coding sequence ATGAAAGTTCTCGTCGCCGTCAAGCGGGTGGTCGACTTCAACGTCAAGGTCCGGGTGAAGGCGGACCAGACGGGGGTCGAGACCGCCAACGTCAAGTTCTCGATGAATCCGTTCGACGAGATCGCCGTCGAAGAGGCGGTGCGCCTCAAGGAAGGGGGCCAAGCGACCGAGGTGGTCGCGGTCTCGATGGGCCCGGCCCAGGCGCAGGAGACGATCCGCACCGCGCTCGCCATGGGCGCCGACCGCGGCATCCATGTCCAGAGTGATGCGGAGCTACAGCCGCTGGCGGTCGCGAAGCTCTTGAAGGCGATCGTCGACAAGGAGAGCCCGACCTTGGTCATCGTCGGCAAGCAGGCGATCGACGACGACAGCAACCAGACCGGCCAGATGCTGGCGGCCTTGCTCGGCTGGGCCCAGGGCACGTTCGCGTCCAGGGTCGATCTGAAGGACGGCACGGTCGCGGTCACCCGCGAGGTCGACGGCGGCCTCGAGACCGTGGACCTGAAGCTGCCGGCGCTGGTCACGACCGACCTGCGCCTCAATGAACCGCGCTATGCCTCGCTGCCGAACATCATGAAGGCGAAGAAGAAGCCGATCGACGCGCTGACGCCCGAGGCACTCGGCGTCGACGTGGCGCCGCGCCTCACGACGCTCAAGGTCGAGGAGCCGCCGAAGCGCCAGGGCGGCAAGAAGGTGGGTTCGGTCGCCGAGCTCGTGGACAAGCTGAAGAACGAGGCGAGGGTCATCTGA
- a CDS encoding alpha-hydroxy acid oxidase has translation MNHADLRAFARRRLPRGLFEYIDRGTEDEVALDVNRAAWDALKLLPSVLVDVSTVSIRTELFGRALAMPAIVAPTAMAGLVWLDGEVAVARAAAQMGIPFCVSTQSVTPIERIVAEAGGDIWFQLYVWKDRALSYGLVDRAQASGARVLVVTVDCPVSSNREYNERNGFGLPLRPSVRAGFDVLTHPRWLTGVLLKMLLRNGLPSFAHYPPEFRTEVTRTPASDRVDVAADLGWDDIAELRRRWRGPVVLKGIQRLEDAERAAALGLDGIVVSNHGGRVLDSSRGTADALPEIADAVGGRLTVMVDSGIRRGSDVVKALALGAKAVLVGRPVLYGAAIAGADGARRYLDILRAETERSLALAGRTSLIDLSRELVWRE, from the coding sequence TTGAACCATGCTGACCTCCGAGCTTTCGCGCGTCGCCGCCTCCCGCGCGGCCTGTTCGAATATATCGATCGGGGCACTGAGGACGAGGTGGCGCTCGATGTGAATCGGGCTGCCTGGGATGCGCTCAAGCTGCTGCCGTCGGTGCTGGTCGACGTCTCGACGGTCTCGATCCGCACGGAGCTGTTCGGCCGCGCTCTGGCGATGCCCGCCATTGTCGCGCCGACCGCGATGGCGGGGCTGGTCTGGCTCGACGGCGAGGTCGCCGTGGCGAGGGCCGCAGCGCAGATGGGCATTCCATTCTGCGTCTCGACCCAATCCGTGACGCCGATCGAACGGATCGTGGCGGAGGCCGGGGGCGACATCTGGTTTCAGCTCTACGTCTGGAAAGACCGGGCGCTCTCCTATGGCCTTGTCGACCGCGCACAGGCTTCGGGGGCTCGGGTGCTGGTGGTGACCGTCGACTGTCCGGTGTCGTCCAACCGGGAATATAACGAGCGCAACGGCTTCGGCCTGCCGCTTCGGCCGAGCGTCCGGGCCGGTTTCGACGTGCTCACCCATCCGCGCTGGCTCACCGGCGTACTGCTCAAGATGCTGCTGCGGAACGGTCTGCCGAGCTTCGCGCACTATCCGCCGGAGTTCCGGACGGAGGTCACGCGTACGCCGGCGTCGGATCGGGTCGATGTGGCGGCGGATCTCGGTTGGGACGATATCGCCGAGCTGCGGCGGCGGTGGCGGGGACCGGTCGTGCTCAAAGGCATCCAGCGGCTGGAGGACGCCGAGCGGGCGGCGGCGCTCGGGCTCGACGGCATCGTCGTCTCGAACCACGGCGGCCGGGTGCTCGACAGCTCGCGTGGCACCGCCGACGCCCTGCCCGAGATCGCGGATGCGGTCGGTGGCCGGCTCACCGTCATGGTCGACAGCGGCATCCGGCGCGGTTCGGATGTCGTCAAGGCGCTGGCGCTCGGTGCCAAGGCCGTGCTCGTCGGCCGTCCGGTGCTCTATGGTGCCGCCATTGCCGGCGCCGATGGGGCCCGCCGCTATCTCGACATCCTGCGCGCCGAGACCGAACGCAGCCTGGCGCTCGCGGGGCGCACGAGCCTGATCGACCTGTCGCGCGAGCTCGTCTGGCGCGAATGA